A part of Geothrix oryzae genomic DNA contains:
- a CDS encoding 4Fe-4S dicluster domain-containing protein codes for MAKKLDEPQERGDFFKSLGTLFAGFVANRIEEAVTGLGPKLLRPPGALDELAFLTKCTRCDKCMRACPENAILKAGPTAGLALGTPYLDPRSVPCFLCTTLPCVAECEDEALVWPRLVRADGTELEGPRAVRMGTARVKPGLCATWGTLDREARACRVCVDRCPYPEEALRMVTEEGEAIPHPVVDADICTGCGLCVFACPAEPAAIVVEPRRD; via the coding sequence ATGGCCAAGAAACTCGACGAACCCCAGGAGCGCGGGGACTTCTTCAAGTCCCTAGGCACCCTGTTCGCGGGGTTCGTGGCCAACCGGATCGAAGAGGCGGTGACGGGGCTGGGGCCCAAGCTCCTGCGCCCGCCCGGGGCCCTGGACGAGCTGGCCTTCCTCACCAAGTGCACCCGCTGCGACAAGTGCATGCGGGCCTGCCCCGAAAACGCCATCCTCAAGGCCGGACCCACGGCGGGGCTCGCCCTCGGCACCCCCTACCTCGATCCCCGCAGCGTCCCCTGCTTCCTGTGCACAACGCTGCCCTGCGTGGCGGAATGCGAGGACGAGGCCCTGGTCTGGCCGCGGCTCGTCCGGGCCGACGGCACCGAGCTGGAGGGCCCGCGGGCCGTCCGCATGGGCACGGCCCGCGTGAAGCCGGGCCTCTGCGCCACCTGGGGCACCCTGGATCGCGAGGCCCGGGCTTGCCGCGTCTGCGTGGACCGCTGCCCCTATCCGGAGGAGGCCCTGCGGATGGTCACGGAGGAGGGGGAGGCCATCCCCCACCCGGTGGTGGACGCCGACATCTGCACGGGCTGCGGCCTCTGCGTCTTTGCCTGTCCCGCCGAACCCGCGGCCATCGTCGTGGAACCCCGGCGGGACTGA
- the lipA gene encoding lipoyl synthase, which produces MARFSKRVGREVLEGHPRLPEWITKERVKLGDLHGMKRGLRDSHLHTVCEEARCPNRTHCFTHGTATFLLMGEVCTRACGFCSIQSGKPRALDAQEPLETAERVAALGLRFAVLTSVNRDDLPDGGAAHFAETVLAIRRRNPGVGVEVLVPDFLGDLEAVARVVAAGPAVFNHNTETVPSLYPEVRPAGRFERSLRVLAHAKELGTALYGTAFRTKSGLMLGLGETEAELMTTFEALAKAQVDILTLGQYLRPTRHQLPVKRYVHPDEFADLGAKAKAFGFATVYAGPLVRSSFNAHEVAELEGISIA; this is translated from the coding sequence ATGGCCCGTTTCTCGAAGCGCGTTGGCCGCGAAGTGCTGGAGGGCCATCCCCGGCTGCCCGAATGGATCACCAAGGAGCGGGTGAAGCTCGGCGACCTGCACGGCATGAAGCGGGGCCTCCGCGACTCGCACCTGCACACCGTCTGCGAAGAGGCCCGCTGCCCCAACCGCACCCACTGCTTCACCCACGGCACGGCCACCTTCCTGCTCATGGGCGAGGTCTGCACCCGGGCCTGCGGCTTCTGCAGCATCCAGAGCGGCAAGCCCCGGGCGCTGGACGCTCAAGAGCCGCTTGAAACGGCCGAGCGCGTGGCGGCGCTCGGCTTGCGCTTCGCGGTACTGACCTCCGTGAACCGGGACGACCTGCCCGATGGCGGCGCAGCCCACTTCGCCGAGACCGTCCTCGCCATCCGCCGCCGCAACCCGGGCGTGGGCGTGGAGGTGCTGGTGCCCGACTTCCTGGGCGACCTCGAGGCCGTGGCCCGCGTGGTGGCCGCCGGTCCCGCCGTGTTCAACCACAACACGGAAACCGTGCCCAGCCTCTATCCCGAGGTGCGCCCCGCGGGCCGGTTCGAGCGGAGCCTCCGCGTGCTGGCGCATGCGAAGGAGCTGGGAACCGCCCTGTACGGAACGGCCTTCCGCACCAAGAGCGGCCTCATGCTGGGGCTGGGCGAGACCGAGGCCGAGCTGATGACCACCTTCGAGGCCCTGGCCAAGGCCCAGGTGGACATCCTCACCCTGGGCCAGTACCTGCGCCCCACGCGCCACCAACTGCCCGTGAAGCGCTATGTGCACCCGGACGAGTTCGCCGACCTGGGGGCCAAGGCCAAGGCCTTCGGCTTCGCCACGGTCTACGCCGGTCCCCTGGTGCGCTCCAGCTTCAACGCCCACGAGGTGGCGGAGCTGGAAGGCATCAGCATCGCCTAG
- a CDS encoding EamA family transporter — MAWLGWAMAAMVLMGLGNLGMKAASHHGLSPAGVLFWVVVGEVPLALAYWLFRGRPSTPPAGAAWAVGAGLFTALALISVNESFARGAKAAVAVGIMNANFVVVALLAFLLFREQLQPTKLVGLAATLSGLWLMAR; from the coding sequence ATGGCGTGGTTGGGATGGGCGATGGCAGCGATGGTCCTCATGGGCCTGGGCAACCTGGGCATGAAGGCCGCGAGCCATCACGGGCTCAGTCCGGCGGGCGTGCTGTTCTGGGTGGTCGTGGGCGAAGTGCCGCTGGCCCTGGCCTACTGGCTGTTCCGGGGCCGGCCTTCGACGCCGCCCGCCGGCGCGGCCTGGGCCGTGGGCGCGGGCCTCTTCACGGCCCTGGCCCTGATCTCGGTCAACGAAAGCTTCGCCCGCGGCGCCAAGGCGGCCGTGGCCGTCGGCATCATGAACGCGAATTTCGTGGTGGTGGCGCTCCTGGCCTTTCTTCTCTTCCGCGAACAGCTCCAGCCCACCAAGCTGGTGGGGCTCGCCGCCACGCTGTCCGGCCTGTGGCTGATGGCCCGCTGA